CACCTTGTGCTGCTGACAGAATACTTGAGATTGGtttatttataaagaacagaacaaCAGAGCAAAGTTATTTgttatttcttccttattttgttttggagggagggtactgggggttgaacccagggttactttacctctgagctacatccacagctttTCCTTTTTGGCGGGGGATagaatctcattaagttgctgaggttggcctggaacttgcaatcctcctgcctcagccaccccagttgctgggattgcagatgtATGGTACTGTGCCTGGCAGAAAACAGAGTTATTTCCTGTAGGCCTGGAGCTGGGAAGGTCCAAGGCAAGGGGCTATCATCTGGCAAGGGCTTTCTTGCTGCATTATCCCATGGCAAAAGGTGGaagggtgggctggggatgtggctcaagcggtagctcacctgcctggcatgtgtgcagcccaggttggatcctcagcaccacatacaaacaaagatgttgtgtctgccgaaaactaaaataaataaataaataaatactaaaattctctctctctctctctctctctctctctctctctctgtctctctgtttctctctctctctctctctttaaaaaaaaggtggAAGGGTAACAGTGCGTATGTGCATgagggagagaaggaaaggaagagagagagagagagagaaagagagagagagagagagagagagaatgaacccAAGACAAGGCTGAGCTTACTTTATAACAAGTAAGCCCACTCCATGATAATGTCATTAACCTATTCATGAGGGCTCTGCTGACCACCTAATCGCCACTTAAAAGTCTCACCTCATACACTGTTGCATTGGGCATTAAGTTTCCAATGTATAAACCTTGGGGggccacattcaaaccatagcatcaGTTGTATCTGACCATTCACCTTCCAGGATTAGAAATGtgcttttgggggctggggatgtgcctcaaggggtagcgcgctcgcctggcatgtgcgggggcgctgggttcgatcctcagcaccacataaaaataaaataaagttgtatccaccaaaaaactaaaaataaatattaaaaaaaagaaatgtgcttTTGGTTATGCTTACTAAAACCCAATAGCCTGAGGTAAGTGCCAGAATGTCAGTTGATAAATTGACTccaaaaagggtacacttgtacattgctggtgggactgcaaattggtgcggccaatttggaaagcagtatggagatttcttggaaagctgggaatggaaccaccatttgacccagctattccccttcttggtctattccctaaagacctaaaaagagcatactacagggacactgctacatcgatgttcatagcagcacaattcacaatagcaagactgtggaaccaacctagatgcccttcaatagacgaatggataaaaaaaaaaatgtggcatttatacacaatggagtattactctgcattaaaaaatgacaaaatcatagaatttgcagggaaatggatggcattagagcagattatgctaagtgaagctagccaatccctaaaaaacaaatgccaaatgtcttctttgatataaggagagtaactaagaacagagtagggaggaagagcatgagaagaagattaacattaaacagggatgagaggtgggagggaaagggagagagaagggaaattgcatggaaatggaaggagaccctcggggttatacaaaattacatacaagaggaagtgaggggaaagggaaattaaaaaaaaacaagggggagaaatgaattacagtagatggggtagagagagaagaggggaggggagaggaggggaggggggatagtagaggataggaaaggcagcagaatacaacagacactagtatggcaatatgtaaatcagtggatgtgtaaccgatgtgattctgcaatctgtatacggggtagaaatgggagttcataacccacttgaatcaaagtgtgaaatatgatatatcaagaactatgtaatgttttgaacaaccaacaataaaaaattttaaaaaaagagagacacaGAAAGGAAATAATTAGCAGATTTTTCTCCCTATAGTTATTTGGGAAGTTAAAATGTAATCAgcatttgcatgtgtgtgtgtgtgtgtgtgtgtgtgtgtgttcatgcatCCATTAACTTAAagcgcttaatcactgagcccaatccccagcccatttttaaattgcttagggcttcactaagttgctgagactagctttgaactttcgatcctcctgcctcagcctcctacgccattgggattacaggtgtgtgccaccatgcctggctagcgTCCACATTTTTTATTTACCATGTGAATCACAGTTCCAGGAACTGACTTGCTGCCTTCAAAATATCAGTGTTTTCATATCGTATAGCTAGAGCTATCTGGGAGACAGAATGATACTTCATGCAGGATCCTAGAACAAGAGAAGCTGAGGAAGTAATAAGCTAATAACACTAAGTGAAAAGTGTTTATTCTATTTGTTTCAAcggaaatacacaaatcccattggagaGCTCTCATGAATAGTGCTGGGATGAGTAGCACCAGTTTTGCTTCTGtgactcttcttcctcttcccaaTTTGActgacacattttctttttttaatatttattttttagttgtagttggacacaatatcacttatttatttttatgtggtgctgaggatcgaacccagggtcccacacatgtgaggggagcactctaccgctgagccacaacctcagccccacccccaacacattcTTTTGAACCAGCCACTCTGGAGCCTTGCTGTGTGAAAACTGAAATGTGCACACTTGAACTCTATCACAATGAGTTGCTTTTACAGTTTATCATTGTCATTTAACTTATCCCCAGCTGCAGGTAGGCAACTAAACATGGTCCTTAAGTATTTaccataggggctggggatgtggctcaagtgatagcgcgctcgcccggcatgcgcgcggccctgggttcgatccttagcaccacatacaaataaagatgttgtgtccgccaaaaaccaaaaaataaatattaaaaaaaaaaaaagtatttaccaTATAAAGCTCCCCACATTCCTTTTATTTCCTACTTTGTAAATGAGTTTTTTATCTTTATGAACTTTTATCTTATCAAGTCTTTTGACAGAATATTTTGGTGTGATTGTGAACAAGAAGGATGAACATGGGCCAGTGGGTCAAACCGTTTTTCAAAAGGACCTCCACTTAAATAGTGTCTGAGGGTTTTTTGTACCAAACATAGATGACCACTCCTGGAAGATTAGACCCAAGTTCTGGGGTGGAGATGATACTGTCTGGCATCCCTTCATCTCCACTCCTCAGTGGACAGTCAATCCCACACCTAAATAGGACATGCCTGCCTTTTCCTTAGCCTGTCATGGTGGAGGCTGATGGTGCAGGACTGAAACAACCAAGAAGGAACGGggtgctgtggcacacacctataatcccagcaactcctgaggatgaagcaggaggagctcaagtttgaggccagtctcaataACTGTctcaaagagaaaaaaggaactggggatgtagctcagtggtaaagttgccctgggttcaattccagtaccAATGAAATGAAGAAGAAAGAACCCAAAAGAAGGAAGCTTGCTATCATTTCTAGAGGCCACAGTGAAAGCCAGAAGGTCCAGCTTCCCATGAGTTGGACCACACCTGAACCTTCCTCTCATGAAGTAGCTATGCCTGCCAACTTGAGAAGAGAATGCATGATACCAAAGCTGTGCTTTCACTGCTCTGCTGCCTGTGTTCTCCAGGAAGCTCACTCAGTCCAGTTGAGAGAATGTATCCTGCTGTATTCACACCCTGGAGACTAGAGGCAAAGCCCCAGGCTGAGACAAAGTTCTTACAGAGAACTTTATATCAAAGACCACTTCCCAGAGCCACCCACACACAGGCATCATGTGGCATTATGCCAGTAGAGAGAGTCAGGCACAGCATGGACCTGAGCTGTGCCCAGAGAGGATGTTCAGTACACAGAGCCCTTCACAATAAGCTCACTGAGTCCTGTCTGCCTTCTCTGCTGATTACAGCAGCACTTAAGATGTTAGAATGCTAGAAATGGCCTCTGTACCTCTTGGCATGGGAACCATTAGCTCTGTACATCAGTCTCACCCTATCCTGGTTCACTTGGGGATTTACAGACACTGTTTTTTCACTATGTAGGTTTTCCTTTCTACTCTAGCATCTTTACTATGGATGATGTGAAAGGTTGAGAAGTTCCCGTTTCACTGACTATGAACTTACTGTCCTCCCAGGAACTGAACCCTCATGGTGAAGGACCTCtctgagggtgtccaggccacctagcACTGGGAGTGCACTTGGGCACTAGAAGATCTCTTTTCCTGTGGCTGCAGATGTGACTTTAATATTGTCTTTCTTCTTATACTTTGTCCTACTAGGCTCAGCAAAGTACGAACCAGATCTCCCTTTTTTCCTAAAGGGTAAGTTCCCTTAGAGGAAAGATGCCACACCAGTTTGCCATCTGGTGAGGGTTTTGATGGCTTCCTTTATAAGTCTGTCCTCAGCACTAACTGGATTACATTTCCAGTGAGCTCTGAATGGAAGCTGGGAGAATTttctgagaaaaagaacactGCACCGCAGGCTGAGAGAACTTGCCACTCATTCTACAGCTTCTTATCTTATTCCATGGTTGGTTAGAAAGCAAGAGTCAGACCCCGAAACTGGTGCAGTTTTCAGTGAGTGGCTTTTAAAAACTGATTTGAGGGTCTTGGCATGGGCACTACTGTTGACTATCTGCTTGTTTCAAAGGTTGGCATCTGATGTCTTTGGAGTGGTTTTTGCTCCTTCTATCCAAATGCCAGCCTTCTGTCCCTGAGATCCTGGTGGACAGTTCTCCCATGATTAGAGTTCTCCCATGATTACAATCCAAAGAGGTTCTGTGCTTCTTATAGACATCCTTACTCCTTAATGATTGCCATGTTAGTTTCATATGGCCCCTAATTTCAATAGCAAAAGGTTACACACTAGGCAGGATTCTTGTGCCTCTGACAAAGTGTGCAACTACCGTACAGCATTCTGGAGATGTTTCATGtcagtcttttcttttttcttttttttgggcaaTGCTAGAGTATGACAGTCTTAATCTTGCTGGTCCTGCCACAGAACTGCCGGTCTAGGGGAGTACTTAGAACTTCAGGTTTCCCCGGAGGCCTAGGGCCAAGCCCATTCTGTGGGTAGTCTTGTCAGTAGATACACAAACTGTGCCACCAGTCTGGTCCTGCACTGTCACTTCATGGCTCAGAGCCCACACTATTCTCTTCTGGTACTGAGACTTATACTAGTTTCATAGAATAAAAGTCCTGCTGGATAGAACTTTtggcttttctcattttcttagagATATATTCCAAAGTATATTATGTACATTAGAGTGTTGGagtttctaaataaaatggataaattcatagaaaaatataaaatactaaatACTCTTAAGAAGAAATAAGGAACTTAAATCaattagaaattagaaaaatggAAGCTAAAATCTCTTCCCCTACTTGCCAAAGAAAAAAACCCAGGCCCAGTGGTTTTGCAGgtaagttttatcaaattttcaaATAATAGATGATTCCTATATTATGTAAAAAGTTCTcccagaaaatgaaaaaaagaacaaGAGCTACTCGGGTCATTGTATTGAAGTTAATGTAATTTTGACTCCAAACAAAAtaagtataaataaaattataatctcATTTCCTTTATGAAATAGTTGCAAAAAATTCTAAACAACATATTAACTAATGAATTATCAGTGTATTTTTAAAGTGAATTACAATTGGGTGGGACTTGTAACAGGAATTCAAGCAAGAATTATCATGAAAAAATCTAATAATATAACATATGAATAGGGGAAATAATTATTGTCTCAATACAGAAAAAGCCTTTGATAAATTTTGATGCCtatatgttatttaaaaaaatatactgaCAAACAAGGAGAAGAGTATACTTCCTTAAGCTGGTTATATACCAAAAACCTACAGTAAAGATTCTGCTTAATGGAGAAATTGTAGATACATTTCACTTAAGATTGGGTGGAGAATAAAACACTGCCTAGGGgcctaaggttgtggctcagtggtagagcacttgcctagcatgcatgaggcactgggttttgggtttgatcctcagcaccacataaaaaataaataaataaataaagatattgtgtccacctacaactaaaaaataaatattaaaaaaaaaacactgcctACCATCACTATCTCTGGTTAACAGTACTGGAAGCACTGGTCAAtgctctaaagaaagaaaaagaaactagaaGCATAAATTCTAGAGATGGGGAGATAAATAGTCATTATTTTATCTACTTGGAAAAACCAACGGAGTCAACAGAACATTAAgacgaaaaagaaagttcagcaaAGTTGCTGGATTCaagataaatgttaaaaaatttaaTAGCATTTCTCTATAGCAGCCATAATCAACTAAAAATATAAGAATAAGATAGCATTTGTAATAGCAACAAAAGCTGTGGGCAATTTTTTGGTTTACTTAAGAATACACAGATGTTCATGGAGTAAATTATGAAACTAATAGGAGAGGATAGAAATAAAGGGAGAGAACAAGGAGGGAGCTACAGGGCCCTTCATAACCTCGTTTTGGGTGTTCCGCTGGTGCTGTGCTGGTTCTGTTTGTTGGCAGCAATTCCTTTGTCTGGCTCTTGCTTAGGTGGGAGGAATTAGACTCTGTAGGTAGAAGAGGAGATTTTGCACacatattttcaaacaccactccTCCTAACAAAAGAATGTACATCAAACACTGGAAAGATTGCATATGACAGGGGAGAATAATGAGAATGTAATAGAAGGGAATGGAAGGAAGGACGAGAGGAAGGAAGGCTGACTTTTGTATACCAAAAACAACAGTGTGCCATGAATTGATGTAGATGTTTAATTTTCTGCcctggaatgaaaaaaaaaaaattggcgttCATCTTTTCAGTCTCCTTACTATACATTTACATAGCACATAACCTTAACACACATCTTTTGGTTTCTGGTGGTTTTTTTTACAGGCtaggatctttttattttttttattatttatttattttaaagaaagagtaagagagagtgagaaaaagggagagagagagagaattttaatgtttatttcttagtatttggcggacacaacatctttgtctgtatgtggtgctgaggatcgaacccaggccacacgcatgccaggcgagcgcgctaccgcttgagccacatccccagcccctttattttattataagttatttttatgcagtgctgagaatcgaacccagtgccttgcacatgcctataaccccagtccCCAGGCTGGGATCTTATTATACATATTGATCTACTATTAGGTTTTCTCATTTAACCTTGTATCCTAGAGAGTTTTTTCATGTCACTGTAAATATAGAGGTTTGTCTGATTTGTTTTATTACTACACATTATTCCATAGTGTGGATACACCAGGAATATAATTGATCAATTTCCTACTGATGGACATTCAGGTTAGTTTTActtatctttcttttttcctttctctctgttGGCTGGATGGGTCTTTCACTATATGAACATCcaaatttgtaatttatttattttgtctccCCTGGACTTTAAGACTAAGGGACCAGGAACATGCAAGATGGATTCTGCTGTAGGCAGAGTGTGTTACTTGAGGACAGGCAGGGCCATTGTGGCAGATTTTCTATGCTTCAGCTTCCTTCCTCCTACTTAGCCATATAAAGGATGCAACTCAACCAGGGTCCTAGTCTTTGCCTTCCAAGGCCTTCTTGTTTAGCAAAAGACAGATGTGTGAGTGACCCATGGGAGGCAGAACAGCATACAGAGACGGGAAGCCTCCTGTCTCACTAACTGCGCCCGTTTTTCATCCTAGCCCACCACTCACTGGATTTGACACTGGGCAAGTTATTTCACCTCCCCAAAATCTTAGTTTCCTTACATCTAAAAtgactattttttttctcataggGCTCTGATAAACAAGAGGATACATATAACGTTTCTGGCACATAGTGATCTGTGAACATTGAGTTTTCAGGAAACTACCCAATCAGGTGGGGACACAGGTTCTCTGAGGTTTTAAGTCCTCATAAATGAAGAGCAGAGCCCCGAAGAATGGGTAGCATTCCCCTGGTAGAGCTGGAGGAAAGCATTTTAGTGCACAGAAAGGTAGAAGTGAAAGTCCTGAGTTGGAAATGGGAGGCGTGTTTGGGGGTGAGGAGTAGTGTCCTGTGGCTGGCTGGAGGTCACATTCATTAACCAGAGGAGGAAAGGCCTTTCTAGGATGTATGCAGGTGGTCTTCTGGCACAGAGGACAGAAATCCAGGACACCTCCAAGGACTTGTGCCTCAAAGCTGAAGCTGCAGATCCACCACAAGACCACCGTTGGGGTCAGCCATGACCCCAACCTCATCCCTTCCCTCATCCTCCTGCCTTCTTCAATATGGGCCTCCTCCCAGGCTTGGCCACTCCCAGCATTCAGCACCCCCACCCCTCAGCAGGGTTGGGAGGCAGGCGGAGGATTTTCGCGGGGGCTGTGCTGGGTGGGCAGTTTTCCCAGAGCAAGGAGCGAAGCTGGACTGAGTTGGCGCCAGCTTCCTCAGATGTAGACATCGCTGGCTGAATGGCCAGCCTGCCCCAGCGAGCTTGAACCCAAGGACTCTCTCACGCACTGTGTTCCTGCTCTGAGGGCTGCAGCCCTATACCTCAGGGGAGTGGCATGCCACAGAGGGAGGCCAGAGGGGCACCAGCAATGCCAGGATTGGGGCATGGCCGGACTAGGGCCAAAGCACGGTTGCTGCCAGGCACTAACAGGAAGAGGAGCCGCCTTAGCAGGACAAGGCAGGACCTGTGGGAAGAGCCCAGCTGGAGTGACCAAAGATGGTGCAGATCTTCCCCTACCCCTCGAGGGGCCAGAGCTAGAAGCCCGGCTTGTGGCAGGGTAAGGAAATCCTGGTCCAATAGAGGGAGCCCGGGGGAGGCAGGGGTTGGAAGGCAATGAGCCTCACTTCATGTTATTGTTCCTGCCCAAGAGTGAGGCCATCAGCCCCTGAGACTCCTCAGAGCCCTGTGGGGTTGATTGGAATGAATCAGAGCTGGTCTTAACCAGAGCATAGCTCAGAGAGTTCCCTTCACTTCTctgaaggaaactgaggcccggaGGAGGGATGTGAATTACCCAATGTCCCCAAACAGCAGTCAGCAGCAGGGATGGGACCTGGTTAGTTTGTTGTGACCCGTGGTTTGTCGTCCTTACCCCTTTACCACAGCAGCCTCTTCATCTCAAGATCTGGCTGGGTCAAGGGTCAGCCCTACTGAGAAGGGTGTGGCTCTGTGTTCCCCCTGGGCCCAAGGGCACCCCAATAAGCAGGATTCAAATTTGGGAGTAATGGAGAGAACCCTGGACGCTTGGGTTCTGAGTCAAGCTTTGCCACCTGCTGCCATCTGACCCTAGCCCAGGCCTTCCCACAGCTATAAAACAGGTCGGGGCAGAGAACCACAAAGGTGGGCTGAGGTCTATCAGTTTTTGCTGTTCAGCACCCACTACTGCAATAGGACACCCGACTTCTAGAATGCTTTTGAATCCAGGGTCAATGGGGGTTCGGGCCAGACCTACTCACTGGGGCCCTCTGTGCAGAGTGAGGCCAGTCCTGAGAATGCAGCACGGGAGCGGAGCCGAGTAAGGACGCTGCGCCAGGCCTTCCTGGCCCTGCAGGCTGCTCTGCCTGCCGTGCCGCCTGACACCAAGCTCTCCAAGTTGGATGTGCTGGTGCTGGCCACCAGCTACATTGCTCATCTCACCCGCACTCTTGGCCATGAGCTGCCCAGGCCTGCCTGGCCACCCTTCCTGCGTGGACTCCGCCACTTGCACCCTCTCAAGGTATGTCATAGGCCCAGGGACATGGCTGGGGAGATCTCTGCCCAGGACCCCGAGGCAGGGTGGAGTAAAGGCGGGGGCACTGGATTGGGGCCCCTGCTGTGGGCAAAGCTGACATCAGGGTCAGTTTTTCCTGCTGTTGCAGAGAGAAAAGACTCAAGACTGGCTCTTGGGGTGGGACAACCCTGTATGCCTCATGGGGTGGTGACTGGGAATGTGGTTCCTCCAAGAAGAAGGAAAGACTCTGGGGGTTCTTAGTGTCAAAGGGAAAAAGAAGCATGTCCTAGGGCCGGGGCTTGGGGAAGCAAATGGCACCCAGGAAAGTCCTTGATCATCATGCGGCTTTACACCTTGCACAGTACTGACCTCAGTGTCCTCTGAACTCCTATTGCAGGAGAGAGCCACTCTTTGGGACAATCAAGTGGGGGGCAATAGTGCAGCATGCACTGTTTGCCATACTGTCACCTAGCTTTCCTGAACCTCAGCTTTattctatgtgaaatagaagctaaCAGGAGCTTGCCTTCTCCTCTTGAATACAAAATAAGATTATGAATAATAAGTATAATTAATGATAATCGCCATTGCCATGACAGACAACATGGCTGAAGTGCTAAAGCTATGCCAAGAGCTAGGCTAAGTGCTCTAGCATGCTCTTATGTCTTGACCTGTGCAAGAACAAAATGAAGATTACAGatgaggaagcagagggaggacaAGAGACTGAGTGTGGTTTGAGTCCAAGGGTGTCTAATTCCAGACACCTTGCTCACAGTCCCTGAGCAGGCCCCAGGATGGCACCGTAAGGAGCCGGTTGAGAAGCACACTTTGCCCTCTGAGGAAAACATCGTAAGgagtcaactttatttttatggaGGATACTTTCCACCCTCTCTCCCCTAAATATCAtggtcctgaaatatcttgaaacttgaggtctttctttctttcttgcaaaTCTAGCTAACATGCAAGAGTCAGAAACAAAATGGTACAACTCCAAAATGCTAAAGGTGGCACCTTGTGCAGGGTTCTGAGATGACAACAGGATCCTTCACTGTAAAATGGTGACCAAGTTAAGGCCTTTGCCTAGACCTGGTTAGGTCTAGAACTCTGGCAGATTGGTGAGGAAGGGAGGTGAGCCAGGGAGAAGCACCCTGTGTCCCTAGTGGGAAGGgctgttagagagtgaagtttTTTTAGGACTGCTTGCTCCTGCTGGAAGAAGTGAAAATGCCTGGAGGACCCCAGTTGAGAGGGAGTTCTTCCTGCCCACCAGAGGGGGCCTTGATCTCCTCAGCCAGCTCCTCCTGTGTCTCTTGGCCAGACTCAGGGTATCTGGAAAATGTGTGGGATCCCTGGCACCAGAGCTGTGATGCTTGGGGGAAGGCATGAGGCAGGGGTGCTAGGGAAGGAGAAGCTTCAGGTGTTAAGGATTCTGGACAATGAAGGGCAGCAGAGTCACTCACTACCCATCCTGTGTCTTACAGAAGTGGCCCATGCGATCTCGTCTCTATGCTGGAGGTCTGGGATGCTCTGGCCTCGACTTCACCACAGCCATTGCCTCCTGCCAAAGAATGAGGGATGAAGAGATGGGGTCTCAAGTCTCTGGAGAGGCAGATGTTCTCCTTCTTGCCAGGCCACCTTTACCAGCTCTTGGTGACAAATGACTACTATCATACTCATCCTGTTCTCCTAGACCATGCTTAGGAACCTGAGTGTTCTTCCAGCCCCTACCCATCTTCTCTCTAACTCTCAGCCATTGGATTTGACTCTGGCTCAACTTCCAAGGTCTAGTCTGCAGACCAAGTGAAGCAGCGGTGGAGAGTTCCCAGGGAGCACAGAATAGAGAGCCTCACCCTTGGCTCTTCTGTGGCAGCTACAAGGAAGTGGGCGAATAATGGGTTTGACTTGGTTCAAAGTCAAGTGAGGCACCACCCCTCCTTTCTCTCCTCTAAGGCTCCTACAAATCCTCTGCACACAGGTAGAAGACAAAAATCATGGTGCAGGTGCAGAAGGAGGGGCCAAGATGGCAGCTGCCACAGGTGCTGATGGGAAAGCCAGGGGGCTTCATAGGTTCTTGGTAGCTTTAAGTGTGAAAAGACCTGGGCCCGCGTCACATAGCCAGAgggaaaacagaagaaagaaatatgctTTTTTATATGGCACTGTGAGATGATTACCCAACGTCAAAGACGCAGTGAGGAATTTAGGATTCTTGTCTCGGGATGCTGCGTCTCTCCAGCTGCCCCTCATCACTACATTTTCTCCCTCTCTGGGTTTTGCATCCTTCCACTGTTTCTGTTTTGACATGAGTTATATCTACAGGTTAAGACATAAAGCTTACATTGcttacgttccagtttctggagaAAGTTTTAGATAGTCCCAGCTGTTTAGTTTGAGAAGATCTTATCCCAGAGGCAATTCTGTCTTAATGGAACCAGGCAACCATTCAAGGCCCTGCCTATGCAGGATGCTGATATGCCCATTTAAATCCTCAAAGGAccttaaaaaaagaatgtgtatCAACCCCCTTTCCAGGGGTCGATCCTTACAGTCTCCTCTTTCCattatgtcagaaaccttacctcAAAGGAAAACAAGACAGGTCCAGGGTCAGCGGGTTCCCAGTGCTGTTATTG
Above is a genomic segment from Callospermophilus lateralis isolate mCalLat2 chromosome 14, mCalLat2.hap1, whole genome shotgun sequence containing:
- the Tcf23 gene encoding transcription factor 23; the encoded protein is MPQREARGAPAMPGLGHGRTRAKARLLPGTNRKRSRLSRTRQDLWEEPSWSDQRWCRSSPTPRGARARSPACGRSEASPENAARERSRVRTLRQAFLALQAALPAVPPDTKLSKLDVLVLATSYIAHLTRTLGHELPRPAWPPFLRGLRHLHPLKKWPMRSRLYAGGLGCSGLDFTTAIASCQRMRDEEMGSQVSGEADVLLLARPPLPALGDK